From a region of the Triticum aestivum cultivar Chinese Spring chromosome 7D, IWGSC CS RefSeq v2.1, whole genome shotgun sequence genome:
- the LOC100682409 gene encoding rac-like GTP-binding protein 4 — MASSASRFIKCVTVGDGAVGKTCMLICYTSNKFPTDYVPTVFDNFSANVVVDGTTVNLGLWDTAGQEDYNRLRPLSYRGADVFVLAFSLVSRASYENIMKKWLPELQHHAPSVPIVLVGTKYDLREDKQYLLDHPGVVPVTAAQGEELRKHIGATCYVECSSKTQQNVKAVFDAAIKVVIKPPTKQRERKKKKARQGCASLGVLSRRKLACFK, encoded by the exons ATGGCGTCCAGCGCCTCCCGGTTCATCAAGTGCGTGACggtcggcgacggcgccgtcggcaAGACCTGCATGCTCATCTGCTACACCAGCAACAAGTTCCCCACC GACTATGTACCCACCGTGTTCGACAATTTCAGCGCCAACGTGGTGGTGGACGGCACCACCGTGAACCTGGGCCTCTGGGACACTGCAG GGCAGGAGGATTACAACAGACTGAGACCGCTGAGCTACCGGGGAGCCGACGTCTTCGTGCTCGCCTTCTCGCTCGTCAGCCGCGCCAGCTACGAGAACATCATGAAGAAG TGGCTACCGGAGCTTCAGCACCATGCGCCCAGCGTGCCGATAGTGTTGGTTGGTACAAAATATG ATCTCCGTGAAGACAAACAATACTTGCTTGACCATCCTGGCGTTGTGCCTGTTACTGCAGCTCAG GGGGAGGAACTCCGCAAGCACATTGGCGCAACCTGCTACGTCGAATGCAGCTCAAAGACACAGCAG AATGTCAAAGCTGTGTTTGATGCTGCCATCAAAGTAGTGATCAAGCCTCCAACAAAGCAgagggaaaggaagaagaagaa